GTTTAGTTGGATCTACATAGTGTCCGATACCGTATTCTTCTACAATATCTTTTGTCCAACCATCTGAATTAACAATAATTGGTTTCCCTGCAGCTAAAGAATCAAAAAATTTATTTGGGGAATTCGTTTTTAAAATTGGAACTGGCTTGAAACAAGTCATTGTAATGTTAGCCAATCCTGTTATCATCGGAACATCACTCCTTGATACATGACCTGTAAAAATAACATTTGTAAGCCTATTTTTAGCGCAATACCTTTCTAGCCTTGGCTTGCTCTTGCCATCGCCACTTATAACTACCTTGATATCTTCGCGACCTCTGTCTTTCAATACTTTTGCTGACTCTACCAAATAATCGAGTCCATTCGCCTCTCCCATTGCACCTAAATGTAATAGAAGAAACTGGTTTTCTAACTGAAATCTAGCCCGCCATTCTCGTTGCTCTTTCTCATAGTTTTTCTCTAGATCAAATAAGTTTAAATCTGATAAATTGGGGACCATTGTAACTTTATCTTGCTCGATACCAACAGCTACAATACCTTCTGTCATACCAGGGGAAAGGCTAATAATATGATCTGCTTTTTGATACGTCTTTAATTCTAATTTTTCAAGTTGATTCAAAATAAATTTAGATTTAATGGCTCCCATTTGTTTCGGAGCTTCTGGCCATAAATCTCTCACTTCAAATACAAAAGGTACTTTCAATTTCTTCTGTAGTCTAAGTGTTGGTATTGCAATGGTTAACGGTGTAGATGTGGAAAACATGATATCAATATTCCGCATTTTTTTGCCGATTTTATAGGCTTTTTGCATGTAAGAAAAGAAAGACCAGCCTCGCTTTATTAACCCCATATAATTAGAGTAATTATTTTTCATCGCAATCACTTCTATACCTTCAATTTGGTAGTATTTCACGTTTTTCTCTTCTTTATATGGTGTCTCACCAGCTAGAAATGTATCTGTTGTAAGCATGTATACCTCATGACCTTTTTCAATAAGCTTCTTCGCAAATTCATAAGATCTTGTTCCTGTATGCGAATTTCGGGTCGCAAAATATTGGTGAAGATATAATATTCTCAATGACTAGACACTCCTTATTATTTATCTTCTGCCATAACGATATTCCAGGCCGCTCTCTCATCGTTACTAAGTGGTTGATACATCAATTTAAATTTGTTGTAATCTTTTGGAATCTCATAATAACCGTCGCCTTCTACTGTTTTACTCGGCTTAATTGTTTCTGCAAAATTAATTCCACTGCCCATATAATAATAATTTTCGCCGATATTGATAATGAAATCATTGGCAGCTACGACTAAATCTTTATTTGATATATTCTTGATTTTGTAATGAATCTTTATTATTTTATTACCTTTTTTATTTTCTTCTGGCGATACAACATCAGCCACTTTTGTTGGTGTTATTTCTAACGTTTTCGTAGTTTTCACCTTGTTAAGGTCTCCTTGATCTTTTTTCTCTACTTGCTCTTGTTTCGTAGCATTGGTTTGTTTCGTTGTTGATGAGTCACTCGTATTCCCACAAGCTGTCAAAAGCATCGCTGAACACATTACTATACCTGCTGTTTTTACTATATTAGATATCTTTTTCATGATTAATTCCTTTCATCACTCCGCTCTATCCGATCTGGAGTGTTCCTGTTTTTATTTTAATAAAATGAACTGCTTTGATTTTATAACGCAAAATTTCTCGTTCTCGAGTATCTTACAAATCTGAGACATTGAATTCATACTAAGATTTGCGTAATTTGCAATGTCTTTCCGTGTGAAATATCCTGGTATTTTAATTCCATTTTCATCTCGATAACCATACTTTTGGGCAATATCTGTCAAAATATTTTTTAATCTTACTTTACCGATTTGCCGCATCAACATATATTTTTCTGCTATCAATATATTATAATTTTGATTATTCAAATACAGAAAAAGCCACCCCTCTTGCATATTCAACAAACTTTCTAACACACTTTGTTTGGAAAATGTATATATGATTGTTTTGGTTATTGTCCTCACTGTGTAATTGCTCGCCTTTGGTAAAAAGATATCATTCATCCCAACAATGTCATCTCCACTCGAAAACGAAATAATTTGATCCTCATATTCGTAAGCAACGACACCTTTTTCTAAAAAATGAATATGATCACTCAAAATATTCTCTGAGTATAATTCTGTATTTTCAGGCACTTCTTTTTTTTTGAAATTAACTTTATAAACTAAATCATTTTTCAAAAGATCTAATAACTTCTTTGCATTAAACTTCCCTTCCACTGTTTC
The sequence above is drawn from the Listeria weihenstephanensis genome and encodes:
- a CDS encoding glycosyltransferase family 4 protein → MRILYLHQYFATRNSHTGTRSYEFAKKLIEKGHEVYMLTTDTFLAGETPYKEEKNVKYYQIEGIEVIAMKNNYSNYMGLIKRGWSFFSYMQKAYKIGKKMRNIDIMFSTSTPLTIAIPTLRLQKKLKVPFVFEVRDLWPEAPKQMGAIKSKFILNQLEKLELKTYQKADHIISLSPGMTEGIVAVGIEQDKVTMVPNLSDLNLFDLEKNYEKEQREWRARFQLENQFLLLHLGAMGEANGLDYLVESAKVLKDRGREDIKVVISGDGKSKPRLERYCAKNRLTNVIFTGHVSRSDVPMITGLANITMTCFKPVPILKTNSPNKFFDSLAAGKPIIVNSDGWTKDIVEEYGIGHYVDPTKPEELADLLIQLEGQRERLAILQPKIRRIAEERYSAEKLADKVERILVETLERSK
- a CDS encoding DUF4352 domain-containing protein yields the protein MCSAMLLTACGNTSDSSTTKQTNATKQEQVEKKDQGDLNKVKTTKTLEITPTKVADVVSPEENKKGNKIIKIHYKIKNISNKDLVVAANDFIINIGENYYYMGSGINFAETIKPSKTVEGDGYYEIPKDYNKFKLMYQPLSNDERAAWNIVMAEDK
- a CDS encoding Crp/Fnr family transcriptional regulator; protein product: MSTLFTELYNRETVEGKFNAKKLLDLLKNDLVYKVNFKKKEVPENTELYSENILSDHIHFLEKGVVAYEYEDQIISFSSGDDIVGMNDIFLPKASNYTVRTITKTIIYTFSKQSVLESLLNMQEGWLFLYLNNQNYNILIAEKYMLMRQIGKVRLKNILTDIAQKYGYRDENGIKIPGYFTRKDIANYANLSMNSMSQICKILENEKFCVIKSKQFILLK